Proteins encoded by one window of Maliibacterium massiliense:
- a CDS encoding DUF6125 family protein, translating into MALYGLWFQSIEPKYALEEALAHDASAWRRFTRIEARRIKALLHLPEQAGVEGLRQALALRLYASLNEDEITVSGDTLTYRVRTCRVQAARARKGMAYHPCKPVGLLEYTYFAQGIDARFTCEAVSCHPDVTDPACNCCWRFTLHSTPQNIHK; encoded by the coding sequence CTGGCGCTCTACGGGCTGTGGTTCCAGTCGATTGAGCCAAAGTATGCCCTCGAGGAGGCGCTGGCGCACGACGCGAGCGCGTGGCGCCGCTTTACGCGCATTGAGGCGCGCCGCATCAAGGCGCTTTTGCATCTGCCCGAACAGGCGGGCGTGGAGGGCCTGCGCCAGGCGCTCGCCCTGCGCCTGTACGCCTCGCTCAACGAGGACGAGATCACCGTCTCGGGCGATACCCTCACCTACCGCGTGCGCACCTGCCGGGTGCAGGCGGCCCGCGCGCGCAAGGGCATGGCGTACCATCCCTGTAAACCCGTGGGGCTTTTGGAGTACACCTATTTCGCCCAAGGGATCGACGCGCGCTTCACCTGCGAGGCGGTCAGCTGCCATCCGGATGTGACCGACCCCGCCTGCAACTGCTGCTGGCGCTTCACCCTGCACAGCACGCCCCAGAATATACACAAATAA
- a CDS encoding N-acetyltransferase, producing the protein MQVVIRRMEARDLEDVRALWNDIVAQGASFPGREPLSPAEARAFFAAQTYVGVAVADGAFAGFYILHPNNIGRCAHVANASYGVDAHLRGQGIGRALVNHSIDMLAPCGFRGLQFNAVVSTNAGAIKLYEELGFTRVGVIPGGYDQKDVGYVDTYIYYHPAREA; encoded by the coding sequence ATGCAGGTAGTCATACGCAGGATGGAGGCACGCGACCTGGAGGATGTGCGCGCGCTTTGGAACGATATTGTGGCGCAGGGGGCGAGCTTCCCGGGCAGGGAACCCCTGTCGCCTGCGGAGGCGCGCGCCTTTTTTGCGGCGCAGACGTACGTGGGCGTGGCAGTGGCGGACGGCGCGTTTGCAGGATTCTATATCCTGCATCCCAACAACATCGGACGCTGCGCGCACGTGGCCAACGCCTCCTACGGCGTCGATGCGCATCTGCGCGGCCAGGGCATTGGCCGCGCGCTGGTGAACCACTCCATCGACATGCTTGCGCCCTGCGGCTTCCGCGGCCTGCAGTTTAACGCGGTGGTGTCCACCAACGCGGGCGCCATCAAGCTTTACGAGGAGCTGGGCTTTACCCGCGTGGGCGTCATCCCGGGCGGCTACGATCAAAAGGACGTGGGGTATGTGGATACCTATATCTACTACCACCCCGCGCGCGAGGCGTAG
- a CDS encoding VanZ family protein, with product MESFIPFTSVVRKGLIDFSVPDAMLIALGIYLLLLPIAYRKRRLSHKIYLGLLYVYCGAVAALTIFPMIFPPQAFAHLEVELAVQAINWKPLELSLRMLRNSVRAFLYNAGGNFIMLMPLAVLVTLLHERMGFFPMLLLASGVSAGIEGFQLLENMVYFSYNSVDIDDFIFNVAGCMVAYVLFVAGRGIVRAIRRKCAA from the coding sequence ATGGAGAGCTTCATCCCGTTTACCAGCGTGGTGCGCAAGGGGCTGATCGATTTTTCCGTGCCTGACGCCATGCTCATCGCGCTGGGCATCTACCTGCTGCTGCTGCCCATCGCCTACCGCAAAAGGCGCCTCTCCCACAAAATTTATCTTGGGCTGCTGTATGTGTACTGCGGGGCGGTGGCGGCGCTGACCATCTTCCCGATGATCTTTCCGCCCCAGGCGTTTGCGCACCTGGAGGTGGAGCTGGCGGTGCAGGCCATCAACTGGAAGCCGCTGGAGCTCTCGCTGCGCATGCTGCGCAACAGCGTGCGCGCGTTTCTCTACAACGCGGGCGGCAACTTTATCATGCTGATGCCCCTGGCGGTGCTGGTGACGCTGCTGCATGAGCGGATGGGCTTTTTTCCCATGCTGCTGCTCGCAAGCGGGGTGTCGGCGGGCATTGAGGGCTTTCAGCTGCTGGAGAACATGGTGTACTTCTCCTACAACAGCGTGGATATCGACGACTTTATCTTTAACGTCGCCGGCTGCATGGTGGCATACGTGCTGTTTGTGGCGGGACGGGGCATTGTGCGGGCAATCCGCAGAAAATGCGCCGCTTAG
- a CDS encoding amidohydrolase family protein has protein sequence MTELIAAPPCKIVDAHTHIYPQKIAEKATQNVGLFYDIPMCKMGFAHTLVAEGSKIGVCKYLVCSVATKPEQVQSINEFIARKCAQYASFFGLATLHPALEDWACQIDYLQELGLHGVKLHPDFQAFDIDDPVMMPIYRRLAERGLPVLFHTGDARYDYSAPARLRRVAQAVPTLTCVAAHFGGYQQWEQSRRDLTDCPNVFFDTSSALFKLSCAQAEDMIGAMGEDRFMFGTDFPMWDHVQEYNRFMRLKLSARTREKIFYRNFERIYHAKV, from the coding sequence TTGACAGAGTTGATCGCCGCGCCCCCGTGCAAGATCGTGGACGCGCACACCCATATCTATCCGCAGAAGATCGCGGAAAAGGCCACGCAGAACGTGGGCCTGTTTTACGATATCCCCATGTGCAAGATGGGCTTTGCGCACACGCTGGTGGCGGAAGGAAGCAAGATCGGCGTGTGCAAGTACCTGGTCTGCTCGGTGGCCACCAAGCCCGAGCAGGTGCAGAGCATCAACGAATTTATCGCACGCAAGTGCGCGCAGTACGCAAGCTTTTTCGGCCTGGCGACGCTGCACCCCGCGCTGGAGGATTGGGCGTGCCAGATCGATTATCTGCAGGAGCTGGGGCTGCACGGCGTAAAGCTGCACCCGGATTTTCAGGCGTTTGACATCGACGATCCCGTGATGATGCCCATCTACCGCCGCCTGGCCGAGCGGGGGCTGCCGGTGCTGTTCCACACGGGGGACGCGCGCTACGATTATTCCGCGCCCGCGCGGCTGCGCCGCGTGGCCCAGGCCGTGCCCACGCTTACGTGCGTGGCCGCTCACTTTGGCGGCTACCAGCAGTGGGAGCAAAGCAGGCGGGACTTGACCGACTGCCCCAATGTATTTTTTGATACCTCCAGTGCGCTGTTCAAGCTTTCCTGCGCGCAGGCGGAGGACATGATCGGCGCCATGGGGGAGGACCGCTTCATGTTCGGCACGGATTTTCCCATGTGGGACCACGTGCAGGAGTACAACCGCTTTATGCGGTTGAAGCTTTCGGCGCGCACGCGCGAGAAGATCTTTTACCGGAACTTTGAACGGATCTACCATGCCAAGGTGTGA
- a CDS encoding RraA family protein — protein MNGQINHEQEVLKELERFDTPSITNVVASYPADGELCLGLYHPWEGNWYADARLRCIYPELGARAGHVVTVVYGMPDETYQRLSFADLLEAIAAAPKPVILAVKQNLPARVKCRCGLVGGNMMTAFKSLGVTGVLSDGPSRDVDEIRPMGMQYLLTGVTCGHGNFAIEAIDVPVDICGMHVAPGEIVHMDENGACKFPRARLDDVLARVSKLRRVEAARQEKMRATSDPAEIAKIMKGFYD, from the coding sequence GTGAACGGTCAAATCAATCATGAACAGGAAGTCCTCAAAGAACTCGAACGCTTTGACACCCCCTCCATCACCAACGTGGTTGCCAGCTACCCTGCAGACGGGGAGCTGTGCCTGGGGCTCTACCATCCGTGGGAAGGCAACTGGTACGCGGACGCGCGGCTGCGCTGCATCTATCCGGAGCTTGGCGCAAGGGCGGGCCATGTGGTTACCGTCGTGTACGGCATGCCTGACGAAACCTACCAGCGGCTGTCCTTTGCGGATCTGCTTGAAGCGATTGCCGCGGCGCCCAAGCCGGTGATCCTTGCGGTAAAACAGAACCTGCCCGCGCGCGTCAAGTGCAGATGCGGCCTGGTGGGCGGCAACATGATGACCGCGTTCAAATCCCTGGGCGTGACGGGCGTGCTGTCGGACGGCCCCTCGCGGGATGTGGACGAAATCCGGCCGATGGGGATGCAGTACCTGCTCACGGGCGTGACCTGCGGCCACGGCAATTTTGCCATCGAGGCCATCGACGTGCCGGTGGATATCTGTGGCATGCACGTGGCGCCGGGCGAGATCGTCCACATGGACGAAAACGGCGCGTGCAAATTCCCGCGCGCGCGTCTGGATGACGTGCTTGCGCGCGTCAGCAAGCTGCGGCGCGTGGAGGCCGCCCGCCAGGAAAAAATGCGCGCAACAAGCGATCCAGCGGAAATTGCAAAGATCATGAAGGGTTTTTATGACTGA
- a CDS encoding aldo/keto reductase: protein MRTIPITDQLHMTEIVMGIERLGLFATKQDCFTLIERYLEAGGNCIDTARLYADGETDKVLGAWIKQTGRREDILISAKGCHNAPGGVPRLTPEIMRQDLDDALRDLSTDHVDIFYLHRDNIQVPVSEIMPTVDALVKSGKTRAMGVSNWTAARIAEANDFARKNNLTPFVASQILNCLAVTTPAATGDLTHIAMNDVERGWYEETRFPVVSYSAQAKGYFIKYFTGEAVRPFARRSFDHFPENHRRAQRVKKLADDLGTSIAAVGLAYVLQNGLNALAVITVSKLAQLDGTFDALKLHLSPEQIRYLETGK from the coding sequence ATGCGCACCATACCCATCACAGACCAGCTGCATATGACGGAAATCGTCATGGGCATCGAACGGCTGGGGCTTTTTGCCACCAAACAGGACTGTTTCACCCTCATCGAACGCTACCTGGAGGCGGGGGGCAACTGCATCGACACCGCGCGCCTGTACGCAGACGGCGAGACAGACAAGGTGCTGGGCGCCTGGATCAAGCAGACCGGCCGCAGGGAGGATATCCTGATCTCCGCCAAGGGCTGCCACAACGCACCCGGCGGCGTGCCCCGGCTGACGCCCGAAATCATGCGCCAAGACTTGGACGACGCGCTGCGCGACTTGAGCACCGACCATGTGGACATCTTTTACCTGCACCGCGACAACATCCAGGTGCCGGTCTCCGAAATCATGCCCACGGTGGATGCGCTGGTCAAAAGCGGCAAGACGCGCGCCATGGGCGTCTCCAACTGGACGGCCGCGCGCATCGCCGAGGCCAACGACTTTGCCCGAAAGAACAACCTCACCCCCTTTGTTGCCAGCCAGATCCTCAACTGCCTTGCCGTCACAACGCCCGCGGCCACGGGCGATTTGACCCATATCGCCATGAACGATGTGGAGCGCGGCTGGTATGAAGAGACACGTTTTCCCGTCGTCTCCTACTCGGCCCAGGCCAAGGGGTACTTTATCAAGTACTTTACCGGCGAGGCGGTGCGGCCCTTTGCCCGCCGCAGCTTTGACCACTTCCCCGAGAACCACCGTCGCGCCCAGCGCGTGAAAAAACTGGCGGACGACCTGGGGACCTCCATTGCGGCGGTGGGCCTGGCCTACGTGCTGCAAAACGGGCTCAACGCGCTGGCAGTGATCACCGTATCCAAGCTTGCGCAGCTGGACGGCACCTTCGACGCGCTCAAGCTGCATCTTTCACCCGAACAGATCCGCTACCTGGAGACAGGAAAATAA
- a CDS encoding glycosyltransferase family 2 protein, whose amino-acid sequence MLAFINNFNAVIFILFTVMYLYQIVYVGVALFKKKKRDDKPHALHKYAVITSARNEEAVIGAFIQSVKQQNYPADMLDVFVVADNCTDNTAETARQAGAIVYERFNKRFVGKGYALDFIFKIIASAHSDAHYEGYFIFDADNLLDENYVAEMNKVFDDGYRIVTCYRNSKNYDTNWISAGYSLWFLREAKYLNNARMLLGTSCAVSGTGFLVASDVIRKNNGWKYHLLTEDIEFSIDSVIHGECIGYCGTAKIYDEQPKTFEESWNQRLRWSKGFYQVLGKYGGSLVHAMFRRDRRFLPSYDMFMTIAPAMLVSLASCLINALFLLYGAINIDVMPQLIPTTLSALVASFGNFYLLLFALGVLTTITEWKQINCSARKKVLYTFTFPLFIFTYVPISIAALFQKVEWKPIPHSIVKSIEEVR is encoded by the coding sequence TTGTTAGCATTCATCAATAACTTCAACGCGGTGATCTTCATCCTGTTTACAGTGATGTACCTATACCAGATCGTCTACGTTGGCGTCGCCCTCTTTAAGAAAAAGAAACGGGACGACAAACCCCACGCGCTGCACAAGTACGCGGTGATCACCTCCGCGCGCAACGAGGAAGCGGTCATCGGGGCGTTTATCCAGAGCGTCAAACAGCAGAACTACCCGGCCGATATGCTGGACGTGTTTGTGGTTGCGGACAACTGCACCGACAACACCGCCGAGACCGCGCGCCAGGCGGGCGCCATCGTCTACGAGCGCTTCAACAAGCGCTTTGTGGGCAAGGGCTACGCGCTGGACTTTATCTTTAAAATCATTGCGTCAGCGCACAGCGACGCGCATTACGAGGGCTATTTTATCTTTGACGCGGATAACCTGCTGGACGAAAACTACGTTGCGGAGATGAACAAGGTCTTTGACGACGGCTACCGCATCGTCACCTGCTACCGCAATTCCAAAAACTACGACACCAACTGGATTTCCGCAGGGTATTCGCTGTGGTTTCTGCGCGAGGCTAAGTACCTCAACAACGCCCGCATGCTACTGGGCACCAGCTGCGCCGTATCGGGCACGGGTTTCCTGGTTGCAAGCGATGTGATCCGCAAAAACAACGGCTGGAAGTACCACTTGCTAACCGAGGACATCGAGTTTTCCATCGATAGCGTGATCCACGGCGAGTGCATCGGCTACTGCGGCACCGCCAAGATATACGACGAGCAGCCCAAAACGTTTGAGGAATCCTGGAACCAGCGCCTGCGCTGGAGCAAGGGCTTCTACCAGGTGCTGGGCAAGTACGGCGGCTCGCTGGTGCACGCGATGTTCAGGCGCGACCGCCGTTTTCTGCCCAGCTACGATATGTTTATGACCATCGCCCCGGCGATGCTCGTCTCGCTGGCCAGCTGCCTTATCAACGCGCTGTTTCTGCTCTATGGCGCCATAAACATCGATGTCATGCCCCAGCTGATCCCCACGACGCTTTCGGCGCTTGTGGCGTCTTTTGGAAACTTCTATCTGTTGCTCTTTGCGCTGGGGGTGCTCACTACCATCACAGAGTGGAAGCAGATCAACTGCAGCGCGCGCAAAAAGGTACTCTACACCTTCACCTTCCCGCTGTTCATCTTCACATATGTGCCTATCTCCATCGCGGCACTGTTCCAGAAGGTGGAGTGGAAGCCCATCCCGCATTCCATCGTCAAATCCATCGAGGAAGTGCGCTGA
- a CDS encoding zf-HC2 domain-containing protein, whose amino-acid sequence MDDQIKCAIIQDLLPHYVEGMTSGVTNEAIEAHISACPACKVALESARAARERQQQTPEMLAQRRRAQLRRRMATTGICLGLVVLVVGLSFLFTFVFGKRAGTSMLSVDKVYAYEDGSMAFSVVNANSALAHCYSTLEYEQSGTVICRAYFGLPSFVHAEGNFIQRVPAQGDRKIERIYLEGRSRADRKLVWERGMTVKPFGDV is encoded by the coding sequence ATGGACGACCAGATCAAGTGTGCCATTATACAGGACCTGCTGCCCCATTATGTGGAAGGCATGACAAGCGGGGTGACCAACGAGGCCATTGAGGCGCATATCAGCGCATGCCCCGCGTGCAAGGTGGCGCTGGAAAGCGCGCGCGCCGCCAGGGAAAGGCAGCAGCAGACGCCCGAGATGCTTGCCCAGCGCAGGCGCGCCCAATTGCGCCGCCGCATGGCAACCACGGGCATCTGCCTGGGACTGGTTGTGCTGGTGGTGGGGCTGAGTTTTTTGTTTACGTTTGTCTTTGGCAAGCGCGCGGGCACCAGCATGCTCTCGGTGGACAAGGTGTATGCCTACGAGGACGGCAGTATGGCGTTCTCGGTGGTGAACGCCAACAGCGCGCTTGCGCACTGCTACAGCACGCTGGAATATGAGCAGAGCGGCACAGTCATCTGCCGGGCGTACTTTGGCCTGCCCTCCTTTGTACATGCTGAGGGCAACTTCATCCAGCGCGTGCCGGCGCAGGGTGACAGAAAGATTGAGCGCATTTATTTGGAGGGGCGCAGTCGCGCCGACCGCAAGCTGGTATGGGAGCGTGGCATGACGGTGAAGCCCTTCGGCGACGTATGA
- a CDS encoding amidohydrolase, which produces MAMQLYYNGDILTMERARYAQALLVEDGVIRFVGARSEAEARMGTDAARIDLAGRTLMPAFIDAHSHISALASTLRLVPLGEVKSFDELIATLRAAIDARKLAPGQWLMGFGYDHNFFAEQRHPDKTVLDRVSTQHPILIAHASGHMGVMNSAALAARGITADTPDPQGGKIGRMPGGREPSGYLEETAFTTGAGTLEASSRQEMAEAIAQAQQVYLRYGVTTVQDGLVKADVYAQLAAAADLGKLTVDVVGYVDMRDNKALLSQHAERRHVYKDHFKLGGYKIFLDGSPQGRTAYMSQPYNGAQDGYRGYPVYTDAQVYAFMRTALQEGEQVLAHCNGDAAAQQWIDAARQATRDLGCTDLRRPVMIHAQTLRPDQIPQMVPLGMIASFFVAHTYYWGDVHLQNFGQERAMRISPARSALTDGLCFTFHQDAPVVPPDMLHTVWCAVNRRTKAGVTLGAAQCIDPYDALRAVTINAAYQYFEEDTKGSLRAGKLADMVVLERNPLKVAPEAIKDIAVLATIKQGVARYRRA; this is translated from the coding sequence ATGGCAATGCAGCTATATTACAATGGCGATATCCTCACCATGGAGCGGGCGCGCTACGCACAGGCGCTGCTGGTGGAGGACGGGGTGATCCGTTTTGTGGGCGCGCGCAGCGAGGCGGAGGCGCGCATGGGCACGGATGCTGCGCGCATCGACCTTGCGGGGCGCACACTCATGCCCGCCTTTATCGACGCGCACAGCCACATCAGCGCGCTTGCAAGCACGCTGCGCCTGGTGCCGCTGGGGGAGGTCAAAAGCTTTGACGAATTGATTGCAACCCTGCGCGCGGCGATCGATGCGCGCAAGCTCGCCCCGGGCCAGTGGCTGATGGGCTTTGGCTACGACCACAACTTTTTTGCGGAGCAGCGCCATCCGGATAAGACGGTGCTTGACCGCGTTTCCACGCAGCATCCCATCCTGATTGCACACGCGTCGGGGCATATGGGCGTGATGAACAGCGCGGCGCTTGCGGCGCGGGGCATCACCGCCGATACGCCCGACCCGCAAGGGGGAAAAATCGGCCGCATGCCGGGCGGCAGGGAGCCTTCAGGGTATCTGGAGGAGACGGCGTTTACTACCGGCGCGGGCACGCTGGAGGCATCCAGCCGCCAGGAGATGGCCGAGGCAATCGCACAGGCCCAGCAGGTATACCTGCGCTATGGCGTCACTACCGTGCAGGACGGCCTGGTCAAGGCGGATGTCTACGCGCAGCTGGCTGCCGCGGCAGATTTGGGCAAGCTGACGGTGGACGTAGTGGGGTATGTGGATATGCGCGATAACAAGGCCCTGCTCAGCCAGCATGCCGAGCGCCGCCACGTCTACAAGGATCACTTCAAGCTGGGCGGCTACAAAATCTTTCTGGATGGATCGCCCCAGGGGCGCACCGCCTACATGAGCCAGCCCTACAACGGCGCGCAGGACGGCTACCGCGGCTATCCGGTCTATACGGACGCGCAGGTGTACGCCTTTATGCGCACAGCGCTGCAGGAGGGCGAGCAGGTGTTGGCCCACTGCAACGGGGACGCAGCGGCCCAGCAGTGGATCGACGCGGCCCGCCAGGCGACGCGCGACCTGGGCTGCACCGATCTGCGCCGGCCCGTGATGATCCACGCGCAGACCCTGCGGCCCGATCAGATCCCGCAGATGGTGCCGCTGGGCATGATCGCCTCCTTTTTTGTGGCGCACACCTACTATTGGGGAGACGTCCACCTGCAGAACTTCGGGCAGGAGCGGGCCATGCGCATCAGCCCGGCGCGCAGCGCGCTTACAGACGGCCTGTGCTTCACCTTCCACCAGGATGCGCCGGTGGTGCCTCCGGATATGCTGCATACGGTGTGGTGCGCGGTCAACCGCCGCACCAAGGCGGGCGTGACGCTGGGGGCGGCGCAGTGCATCGATCCCTACGACGCGCTGCGCGCGGTGACCATCAACGCCGCCTACCAGTATTTTGAAGAGGATACCAAGGGCTCCCTGCGCGCGGGCAAGCTGGCGGATATGGTGGTGCTGGAGCGCAACCCGCTGAAGGTGGCGCCTGAAGCGATCAAGGATATTGCGGTGCTTGCCACCATCAAGCAGGGCGTGGCGCGCTACCGGCGCGCGTAA
- a CDS encoding VanZ family protein, whose protein sequence is MLQNTRAPRRMRRALAYACYAGACALMILYIALVLAGCGMGMLYRLLWGALVTVLLGVATALQLSMVRNLRMRRRPARFALWALFAFYCFALVQMLFLDAYYGRQIGPTAGWQFRLNLVPLRTIAGYVSALCRGSINIDIALTNLAGNLLAFLPMGVFLPLLLPALRRFLSLAGVCAATIVGVEVLQLALGCGSCDIDDFILNFIGALLGYALTRLPAVQHGARRLYL, encoded by the coding sequence ATGCTGCAGAATACCCGCGCTCCCCGCCGCATGCGGCGCGCGCTTGCATACGCATGCTATGCCGGCGCATGCGCGCTGATGATCCTCTACATTGCCCTCGTACTTGCAGGCTGCGGTATGGGCATGCTCTACCGCCTACTGTGGGGGGCGCTCGTCACCGTTTTGCTGGGCGTGGCCACGGCGCTGCAGCTTTCCATGGTGCGCAACCTGCGCATGCGGCGGCGGCCCGCGCGCTTTGCGCTGTGGGCGCTCTTTGCCTTCTATTGCTTCGCGCTGGTGCAGATGCTCTTTTTAGACGCCTATTACGGCCGCCAGATCGGCCCCACGGCAGGCTGGCAGTTCCGCCTTAATCTGGTGCCGCTGCGCACCATTGCAGGCTACGTCAGCGCTTTGTGCCGCGGCAGCATCAACATAGATATTGCGCTGACCAATCTTGCGGGCAACCTGCTGGCCTTTCTGCCCATGGGCGTGTTCCTGCCGCTGCTTCTCCCCGCGCTGCGCCGTTTTCTGTCCCTTGCGGGTGTGTGCGCCGCAACGATCGTGGGCGTGGAGGTGCTGCAGCTGGCGCTTGGCTGCGGCAGCTGCGATATAGACGATTTTATACTCAATTTTATCGGCGCGCTGCTGGGGTACGCGCTCACGCGTCTGCCCGCCGTACAGCACGGCGCGCGCAGACTGTACCTGTAG
- a CDS encoding CorA family divalent cation transporter, which yields MQELRACAGKLGIRPRTVDACLMDRLSKLNVHDTYNLLVLNIPDARDALRGQHKLCIYHSAQLLLFICDHDPVLEEMLRDISEEPQAFSSLARILLAYLDRLTRDDGLVLDDLEQQISALEDNLITTGRGRKDYVHQVVVHRKRLMVLGRFYDQLQFVCETLLNCNSDLVDASLERGLGLFSSRVDRLYHSVLHLRDYVTQVREAYQAQVDINQNNLMQIFTVITTVCLPLTLIAGWYGMNFRMPEYEAPHGYLYVIVLSLSCLGLLVHWFKKRKWL from the coding sequence ATGCAAGAGCTGCGCGCCTGTGCGGGCAAGTTAGGCATCCGCCCGCGCACAGTGGACGCCTGTCTGATGGACCGGCTCAGCAAGCTCAACGTGCACGATACCTACAACCTGCTGGTGCTCAATATCCCCGATGCGCGTGACGCGCTGCGCGGCCAGCACAAGCTATGCATCTACCACAGCGCGCAGTTGCTGCTTTTTATCTGCGACCATGACCCGGTGCTGGAGGAGATGCTGCGCGATATTTCAGAGGAACCACAGGCCTTTTCAAGCCTCGCGCGCATCCTGCTTGCCTATCTGGACCGGCTCACGCGCGATGACGGCCTGGTGCTTGACGATCTGGAGCAGCAGATCAGCGCCCTGGAGGATAACCTCATCACCACCGGCCGAGGCCGCAAGGATTACGTGCACCAGGTGGTGGTGCACCGCAAGCGGCTGATGGTGCTGGGGCGGTTTTACGACCAGTTGCAGTTCGTCTGTGAGACGCTGCTCAACTGCAACAGCGATCTGGTGGACGCCTCGCTGGAGCGGGGCCTTGGGCTATTCTCCAGCCGGGTGGACAGGCTTTACCACAGCGTGCTGCACCTGCGTGATTACGTCACCCAGGTGCGTGAGGCCTACCAGGCGCAGGTGGATATCAACCAGAACAACCTGATGCAGATTTTTACCGTAATCACTACGGTGTGCCTGCCCTTGACGCTGATCGCGGGCTGGTATGGCATGAATTTTCGTATGCCCGAGTACGAGGCGCCACACGGTTATCTCTACGTGATCGTACTGAGCCTATCTTGCCTGGGGCTGCTTGTACACTGGTTTAAAAAGCGCAAGTGGCTGTGA